AGAAATTAAAGATGCGATTGAAGTTAAACGATAAGGACATCAAGAAAACAGCCAGAACTGAAGCCACAAACATCATATTGTTACAGAGATCTGTGTGGTTGTTGCTTCGACTAAGGCAGATAAGCCCAACTGTGATGCCTAAGGACTACATCGTATGATCCTTTTGGTGGTTTAAACTGCGGAGAGCTTTAAATAATGGCAAGTGTGATCTGCTCGAGGTCACCAGGTAATGTctcataaagaagaaaaagtaactGTGAAAGACATTCAGATCCTTGATTATGAGGACTTCATACGATCACATGAGATAGAATTCACTTCagctttttaaatttcaaagatCCAAGTTCCTTTCTTCACAGTTTGTACTGTTACCCCCAAGTCAGAGAAATCACATGCTACCCTAGTCAAAGAAGTTCTTAACATGTCTTTGTTTTTGCAGTGTTATCTGAAAATAAAAAGCTGAAATTGCATGCTAACCTGTTCCAaccattcgaccaaaaaaaaaaaaaaaaaaaactgttccgACCTACATGACAACAATCGAACCCTATGACAATGAATATTGGAAGAGACAATGCTCCTAATGTTATGATTCAAACTCAAAGTTTCCCCTGAACAAACTCATCTGCTAAAAAGtcaagacaagtggcaaagAAAAAGTGCCAACACCAAAAAATTGATGATCATTCAATGCTTACAACCACAAAAATTGTTGATTTCCATAATGACATTATAAACATTAAACTTCTGATGAGCTGAGGAGTAGCGCCTAACATCCAGCAAGTCCAGAATACTTACACTAGCGTGACATCTTCCACCGATGATGCAATTGGTCCAATAATTTCCACAGTCCCAGACTCACATAGCGAACTGCATAGATTGGCGGAACTCTTTAACAGACACAATATCACCATGATTCACAACTTTGTGTATTGAAGCCTACACTAGGTCCCTAAAATTCGTAGAAGAAAAAAGTTCGAAATCTAACCCTCTAAGATCAGTTCGCCCATATGTTGTTTTCAGTCCAACTACTCCGCAAAGGGAAGAAGGTATTCGAATTGAACCTGTCTTTTTATGTGAAGTTAGTGTCAGCATATAATACATGGTAAGCACAAGCCAAACAGTAGAACACTAGTGCAACCTCCACCATCTGTCCCAAGTGCAGCAGAGCTAATTCCAGAAGCAACAATAGCTGCTGGTCCAGAGGAAGATCCACCAGTATATCTTTCTGAGGCATGAGGGTTCCTTGTTGTTCTGCAGATACATAACCaataaattttatgacaaaAGTTTGCAAACAAAAACCATGTAATGGAGTGTGTGTGGATTGAGAATAGACTTGTGCCAATTCATATATATGTGAGAAGGAGGGTAACCGAATGAGATAAATCAAATTCAGTGGTTAATATAACATTTGTTGATGAATAAAAGACAAGAAAGACGAaccatttcaagatcattttgcacaagaaaaaggagaggaatgaGAAGGAACGCACGTTCTTGCTAGAAGAAAAATACTGTGATCCCTAGGATGAGCAGTATTATCACTGGCTGATTATGTGGGACGTGGAAatactttcttttccttcaaattaattaataaaaataaaatgaaaccaCGTTAAGCATGACAAGGTCGACAATAAGCAATCTCGAAGCACTTCAGAATTCCGCCAGGAAAAGTCACCTTTAAAACAAAGTTCCACTGGAAGATTGATTCACATCAAGAACAAAATATTGACAACATTACTCTACATTCAATGTAGTGATCTATGTAAATAATTCTGATAAAAGATGAGGGACAATTTCTATGGAATGTCAATTTTGACAAGTTCGTGATACGTCAGCTACGTGCCAGCATAGCAATTGATGAAATGATTCTGCTGATCCATAGAAGATATCCTGGTACCCTTTAAACTTTCTTGCTCGCATGCCTGGTACTCTAGCTTGTGAATTACAAGATTTCCACATAATAAAACTCACCCATAATTAGGATTGTTTCCAGTTGTACCCATGCCCAACTCATGCATATTTGCTTTACCCACCAAGATTACACCGCAGCTACGTAATCGAGGAACACAAACTGCAtctttattatttgaattagtttcatacatcCATGTTGTTGCACCTGTCAATGGAAATTATCATATACACAGACTAAAAATTAGGGAAATTTTTTAGAGAAACGACGAGGACttcaaccaattttttttacccTTCATTATATAGGGGTGGCAACCTATGTCATCCTTAATTGCCGTGAAAATCCCATCCAAGATTGATAATGGCTTCCCTGCATCAGAAGTGCCATTAATTTATCAAGCCTCCCCTGCACCAACGACTGGCAGTGCACCGCACACCAAGCAGGAACTGTTCTTTCAAGGTGCAAAAGCAAACATTTCAATGAGTTAAGCTCACGTTTCGGTAGATTGCCCTACCTTCCTCAAACCTCTTTGTTGAAGCAGCAGTTTGTTTCCTGACTTCCTCAGCATCAAAAGAAATTAGTAAAGGAGCTGGAGGTTTCTTATGGCTAAACTCCTCTATGACCGTAATAATCCGTTCTGCCACCTAGTAATGGACAGTAAGACGTCATGTCTTGCTCTAGCTGAAAATAAAGAGACTCCTCATAGGTACCGACATGGACTTACCATGGATGGGGTTACAAGTTTAGAACGATAACCATAGGCATAATCCCGTATTTTCCAGTAGTGAAATTGACTGAAATCCCCATTCCAGGAGTTGGCAGGATCATACTCCGGAAGACATCTCAACGCTAATTCTACCCGGTTTTCAGGTTTTCCATCTTCATAAAATATGATGGCACCAGGCTCCGGATCTAGACATTAATAGCTTCATCATAGCATATATTTTTAATGGGAAGGATGCACTCTACTAGAATCAATTGTATGTTGCAGGTTGATCTGCTAATGCCAAGTGTGCCCTCTTCTTACTCTCCCTGTTCAGTACATTTGATTGCCAACGAATGTACTGCAAAGCATGCATTGGCTGAAAatagtagggaagagaaaagcaGGGGAGAGCACGAAAATTACTGAGAAAAGtgatgggaagagagagagaagaattttCAAGTGGtgatgggaagagagagatgaatTTTCAAGTAAAAGTAGAAAGCATGCCATGAATTAGAACCAATTTCCTCTAGTTTCTCAATTAAGGAAAAATGGGATAAATGCACTAAAGGTCccaaaacttatcatgaaaatataatttaatcctaaaatttacggaaaatgtaatcaaattctaaaacttgtcaaatttgtgaAATCGAATTCTTTCATTAACTCCGTCTAacttttttaatagaaaatgctaATGCtgctcttttaattattttctctatcctatatgGTAATGGTGTGGCTTAAACAACTTCGTTTTggtctaaatttaattttaaatgtccTGATTTGGGAGAGGGCCTACAGGCCTCTCTTACGATTGGGGAGGTTGCTAGACACTGGCCATCCCACACTATCGTGGCCCTTCTTGGCAACGGTAGGGCAGCGGCAGCgagtctctctctcctttcttttattttcttagtttagtttttaatttaatttaaataaaattggtATGAAAAATTAGATTTGGACCAAAGTAAGACGTTTTAGCTTTTATCTTTTATGTTTTAGTTACATTATTGTTATGTAAAACGaatcttgaaataaaataaaataaaaagcgaCATCAGTTGTTAATGTTAGTCAAATTGAATGGAGTTAATGGAATGATTCGATTGTATCAATTTGATGAGTTTTAAGATTCGATTacactttcataacaagttttaagatttccaATATACTGATCCCATGAAAAATTTGCAGTTTGTTCAGCAGCGAGAAAGATCTTGACAGAGCTTTTCCCAAATTCAGTTAAATGGGTTGGTTCCCGCCGTTTTATGTCAACACACAAGGCAGCCACCAAAGCTAACCAGTTAAGGGGAAAAACCTTGAGGAGGATATTCAGGTTTATACATTGGGGGCTCTGGTATCACAGTACTCCTAAGAAGCTgccaattacaagaaaaagCCCAGTCACATTCAATCGTCCAGCATCAAAGCAAGAAAATCTGCTCGAAGAATGCAGTAGGCAAGACCAAACAAAACCGCACCTCAAACATTCCGTTCTTTTTCTTCATGTTGGAGATGATAGCAGGGCCGATTAGTGGTGCCTCGAGTATCTTGACAAACAGCCTGAACATGAGACCGGTCAGATGCGGAGCTGCAAGTCAGCCAAGAGGGCTCCcccaagttaggattttggcgAACTCGTTTTTGCATGATCCAGAAACTCACAATGTCGATTTGCAGAAACTGCTAGGAAAAGCATAATAAAGGAACATGCAGGAGGATATAAGACTGACCGTTGATAAATTCAGGCTCATACTTGACAGAAGACAAGTCGAGCTCCTCAGCTGGTAACATTACATGCTTCTTGCCCATGTCCAAGTAATTCTACCatgaaaaaaagggagagaccGGACGACAAAATAATGTTAGTAACCACCGAATCTTGTGGTAGTCATAGGATCAAATAGCTTCATACTCTATTAAAAGACATGAATTCTCGACCAGAAAACCAACTTGCAAACTGGTAAATGCGGAGAAGACGGACAAAAAAGAAGCTGACAGCGGAGACAGAGTGCTGGTCAGTCAAACAAGCGAATGATCAAACACCCATTACACGCAAGTTGGCAGTTAGTTCTCCAGCAAGACAGATATTCCTCGCAGACCAAAGTCACGCATGGTCGGAAAGCTCGCTCCCCTTTCATACCTTGAAAGAAGAAATCACTCGAAGGCACAGAGAAATCCCGGGTCCTCTGTTTCTCTCGCCAGGTGTGTAAAGAGTTCCACAACGACCGAGTCTGGTGTGGAAATggacaaggagagagagagagagagagagagacaatgcGGAGTCTTGCGAAAGCGATGGCGCTTGGCTCTTGGCTTTCGACCACCGCTTAAATTCTTTGTTTTCGGGGGCCTTCACGTCCAGACAAAAGAAGGGACTGCAACTGTGAAGTCGACGTTGAAATTGCCGGCCGCGTCAAGAATTTGAGCGGTCTCGTACACTGCGTCCCTTCGAATTCGACTAAGCTTCCTTGTTCTCAATCATTGCTATTCGATTCGAGGAACAACTCACTGGGGGGTTGTGGAGTGACGGTGGACGACTGTCGGGAAGTGATTCCTTCGCAAGTTCAAGCGCGTTGACTTCGGGCGCTCCGGATGGCAAATTGAGAAAAGACAAGCGACAGCATCACCAGCCATCAACCCCGTTGGCCTGAGGCGTAAACCTCTCTCGTTAAATTCAATGCCCAAGGAAATGATACGACAAGCGCCCTTGTTTTCGTCATATAAAATGATTCGACAAGCCACATGAATCATCATGCTTGCCTCAATGTCCATTGTCGAAGTCCCACGGTGAACAACAGCAAGGGGATCGAGCAGCTACTCTCAATGTAAAGACATTACATTCGGCTTTACCGGTCGAAGTACACCTCAATCCCGCCTCTTTACTGTTACTTTGCTTATCACAGTAAGCAGTGATGAGCTCGTAATCACTGAGCATATTTGTCTAATCTAAGCACCGGCGGCTGCCTCCGAGGATCACTCTAAAGGGGCTAGCCGTGCTCTTTTCTCGTACTTTCTGAGGACCGGTTTGGGATACCTGGTGATGCCATTTTGCTCATCGACCGCCTCCAACCTCAAGAATGAAAGATTGCTTGGTGACGATACTAAAATAATTTTCGTTAGCCGTACGTTGCAATGCAATATTCTTGACATACTTTTTTCGGAAACTATGGAACGCTTGGAAAATGGAGAGTATACTCCAATTTCTCTCGGGATATCGAGCCATGCGAAAGGAGGGAGTGTGCCCTCGAAGTGACTTGCTCGATCTACGTCCTTTGTTCTTATTCACTTCATACGTTGAACTCGTCATGGAGTTGGACCTCTCGCTTTTGACATCAGTATGCTTCCCTCGATCCATCCTGAATTGTTCAGAAATCGTTGCTCCAAGGAAATCGAGTGCTAGTCCCGATGTTCTTGTCTTCTTTATGGGTAGATATCCTCCATTCATGTTGATACATACGTCAATACAATGGATTgaatgttttaatttttccccCTTCCCCTTGAGCTGGTGAGGGTTACCAGccaaccctcgccggccacaggCAAGGGCCACGACACCCTCGCTGGCCAAGGCATGGGTTTGCAgcccctcacccaaatctggcaCGGGGGTCTAGCCAGGGGCCACAACAGCCCCAACCAATTTGGTCGAGCAAGGGCAGATCGGGTAAGAGTGTTGCGGTCCTCACCCAGAGCAAGGGCATCTTAAtcgaaggggaaggggaaggaggaaaaattaaaaaaaaaaaaaaagaaaaaaattatttaattattattttaaaaatgtctcATCAGCAGTGGCAGTGTCACGTTAGCGCTAGCTGcctaaaattggccggatgactcaactggcacaaatgcaatgagtactaaattggtacaattataataagtttgggatttttttgataattctccttGAAAATATCCTCTTATCTTGTATGACACAACTCCACAAAGGGAAGATGTATTTTACGTCCATTCTTGGATATGCTTTTTAGGTTTAAATATGTCCCATTTCTAATGTCGCCTCTACGTCTCATTAatctctccaaaaaaaaattcgagcCGTTATGTGGGGTTAACATGGAGACCGGTAACAAACTAATACTAACTCTTGTATACAATACGTACTAGTATTTGTATCTGCGCTTTGCGCGGGTTTTCTTTACAAAGAGATGATTAAGTGAATTTCGATGCATATTTTTACTAAAAAGATATCAAAGTTAGACTGATTAAGTATGCGAATTTTGATATCCAATTTCGTTTACTGCCAACATTCTTGGCATGAGTTGCGCAAAAATATATCTTGCCAAGAAAACTAATTCTTTTCATTCGATCGGTTTGTTTTTCAGGTGCGGCCGGATAAGAGTTAAATTATTACTTATAGAAAAGACTTTCAAATCATCATGCAATGAACTTTCCACAATACGTCAAAATGTAAAAGGTAAAGGCATAATTTAGTTTCCGGTATCTAGGGCAATTTCTTGGTAAGATTGTTGACTACTAAAGAAAAGCACCACTCTCTATGGAGATATGGATCTCATTGCATTCAATCGGAAGACCCACAACATCTCTAATAAAAGCTATTCTACTTACAAAATCGATTCTCGTAAAATTGAGAGTAAGACGGCATCgttgaattatttttcaaatatctaTTCATCATTAtaacttcaaaaaaattaaaataaatatatcggTTATACAATTAAATCCATGCCACGCGCCCATATAAAGTTACATTCAATATAAGACCTAAAACCTGCAATTCTATGAGAATCTAAAAGAGAACCGGAAAAGGAGAAACGTGACAAACGAACTTTTTTTAGctatataaatataaacataaatttttccACACCCAACCACGGGCAGTGCAATTGGTGTGCATTCTCTCCCTTATCGCCAAAGTCGAAAGTTCAAACTCTCTCGTTGCTAAAGTATCTTAAGTGGGAGGCCCCACCGGGCACTGGTGGGTTGTGTGAACCCGAATCGAATAAGCGAAAGGGGGCTCGGCGAATCAATCACACATGGGCTGCCTTCAAATTAAGAGTTTACTTTCTGTTTGAGAAATCCCATATTAAATATGATGCTTAGAAGCACATCGTTTTTTTTCAATATAGCACCCCAAAATAGTGGAGGCACAAGTCGTTTTTTCCAAGCATAACACATAAGTAAGGCAAATTCATGTTGTTATATTTGATGCTGGACCATTCCGAGACAACATTGATTATATGAAAGTGTTACTGATCGCATAGTTCTGACTTTAGTAACCATACCGATACTTCGATAGCCGCGCATTTGAAGGGTGTCCACATTCATTGGATCAAGTAAGTTTTGGATACCTACACCcaacaacatttatttattatattttcaagatttagTAAATGTTGTTTAAAGTTTCCAAAGTCCTTATTTAATTGGCGATTCTATATGAGTCATTTTGTCTTTCGAAAGAGTCTTAGTAATTGCTAATGCTTGGGTTGTTCCAAACGTGTCTATATAAGCATGCTATGATGAATAAGAAAGTAGACTTGATTTGAATGATATTCATTTAGCCTTTAACTTGAGAACAAGAAGGATTTTTTATTGTGCTCTTATCTCTTAGATTGATTCCTACAAGTAACTAGTGACTTATCCAATCTAGTTCTTACTTATTTTACCTCCTATCTTTCTACACTTTCTCGGACATCAATATTGTTGTAGAAACATTTATACTATGCAAAATGGgatgattaatttttttctaattaacataAAGTAACACGTCTAATTAATTTTAAGGGAAGCGAGAGGTAAGGGAGCGTCGAGACGATGTCACTATACATGGGAATTCCATTCTACCAgactttattatttattattaatggACATATGTACGATAATTCGTCAGCAATATAGTAAGCGAAAAGGAGTAAATAATGAAACATGTGGGGGAAAGAATAACCTCACTGAAAGTGCCATCGCATGTGGGTCCCGGAGAAAAAGTTCGACCCTTTGGGAGCAAGGCTTAGAACTTCCACAAGAAGGtccaaaaagatttttagtaattatattTTCCACATGAGGACAATAGTGGTCTAATTTCgatcattttttcctttcaatataaataaaataagaccaTATGATAAGATTCCTCGTCTGATGGAACAAAAGCGATtatataaaattctataaaaaaaatacaccaTACCTTAAAGTTGAGTATATGTTCATGCATGCATTTTAGGACATATGAACTTCGTTAGTGTCCCAATTGGATTAATCCCCGCTCTAAAGGGTTATATAGCTGTGAGAATTCATACATACTAATCTTGATTATCTAATGAAAGAAATGATCAACTAGGGGTGAAGACTTGATGCCAAGTACAGAACCCTAGTTTTGATGagaaaatcactaaaaaaatcataaacctattgtaattgtgtcaatttaatcataaattaattttattggtcaattaagtcataaaatttttgtaatcgtgtcaatttagtccttccggccaaaattggccaaccaACATTGACGTGGCTAGCGACCAGTGCCggcaacaattttttaataattttttttttgaatttttttgaatttttatctttttgcttctttttttcctcctccctctttcttcctttggcttcaGCAACTGGCCGAGGGCTGGCTGATCACCAGACTAAGGCGGCCAAGCAAGCTCACCTCGCCATCATTGGGCGAGGGCAAACTCGCTTGCCCACCACTAACGAggtgagccctcgccagatcctaTGAGGGGGACCTTGCCGTCGCTGGGTTTGGTGAGGTGAGCCCCTGCCGAATCTAGCAAGGGGGACCTCATTGTCAATGGACCAAACGACGACAGGGCCCCCTCTTTGGATCTAGTAGGGACTTGCCTTGCCAATAGTCAAGCGAGCTCAACCTTGCCAGCAATGGCGAGGCGAGCTCACCTGGCCACCTCAGTTGCAAATTGCAAAAGAGGGGAAATCGGTCATATTAAAATTACCTTATGGGGAGGTTCGTTTGAgggatgaaggaaaaaaaaaacataaaaagaaggaaaaaaaagaagatcaaaattaataaaaaaataaaataaaataaaatattattaaaaaaattaccacatcaatcagccaattttaattttaaggaAGGATTGAACTAGCACGATTGCAAAAGGTttgattcaattaattaaaaaataagtttaggattaaattaacataattataataagtttaagatttttttggtaattttcgtTAGTTTTGATTCATGGGCTGAGAAAAAGATTGATGGATGCCGAGAAAGAGGAGGCTGATTGGACTTTGGCATGTCGTGTGAACGCTCTTGATCATGCATATGGGGTCCAGCAATCAGCTTCCTCAAGTATGCTAAAGATATTCCTACATAGGACGAAGTGGTCCATTCATGGGTGAACAGTGTGGTCTTGCACTTCTCAAGCAAGGGAGACAATTTCACTTCTGAAGGAAGGCgaacattaaaaaatataaaaagaaaacgtAAACCAAGTGACGTCAGTCAATGAGTCAAGGCACTATTTCACCCTATAAATTCCCCTCACTGGGCCGATGTTAATCCTACCGCTCTCCAAATCCACACACAAAATCTCTGTCctctggtcttcttcttcttcttcttctctctgcttGCACGAGTTGGGAAATCCAAATGGAAGACACGATCTCAGAAGTCATGAGCATACTCCCTCCAGGTTTCAGATTCCATGCCACTGATGAGGAGCTTCTGCTCCTTTACTTAAAGCCCAAGATTCTAGGGCAGCCCGAGGAACACTACTCCAACATAATTCCGGAGATCGATGTATGCGAATCGGAACCATGGCAATTGCCCGCCATGTTCGATCGCAAGTTCAACAGGAAGGAGCTGTTCTTCTATTGCCGCGTGAAGCGCAAGTATGTGAACAGCAGGCGCTCCGACCGCACGACCAGAGCCGGTTACTGGAAAGTGACCGGCAAGGAACGCGCCATCCTGAGTGAGGACACCAACGAGCAGTTAGGAATCAAGAAGACGTTGGTGTTCTATGAAGGTCGCGTACCTCAGGGCAAAAGAACCAACTGGGTCATGCATGAGTATCACCTAAATTCCAAGTTTTTGGGCGGTAATCACGCCAAAGGCGAGGTAACAATTTTGGCTCTCATTCATTTGAACAGCGCAATTGATTATGAATAACAATTGAGACATGCTTTCTAGTAACGGTTGTTTTTCTGTTACTGATGTTGCTGATGCATATATTTGCAGATGCTACCATATGTGGCATGTCGgatcaagaacaagaaagacAAGAAGCTGACGATGGGGCATGCTCCGGCAATCAGCCCAGAAGTCTATTCAAGTAGTCCTCTCACAAGCGCTAGCAATGTATCAGACCCCCCTGTGAATCAAGAAGGGGATTTGCTGAGCTTCTGTAACACCCCCAACAGTGAAGTTGTTGATAACCAACGAGCTGCTGATACTCAACCCGAGGTGAGATATGCGTGTTTTATCCTGTAGAACTTATGTGGGGTCAGATTTAGTCCCAAGTCCTGTAGGGCATATCAGAGTCACAGAGACTCATTGGTTTTCTATGGCCAAAATACTAACGATTGCATCATCACATAAGCAACATCACTGGGACTAAGTTCATTTCATACTTCAAGATTGTTTCTgtaacaaaaagaaggaaacataCTTAAGATGTGTTGGTTTATATAATCTACATGTTTTGAATGCAGATGTCAATGGGAGAAATTATGGATTCACTATGCCCAATTCAGCGACTGGACGATCGTTTACCAGACTACAACAACACTCCAACCTTTCAGC
Above is a window of Eucalyptus grandis isolate ANBG69807.140 chromosome 9, ASM1654582v1, whole genome shotgun sequence DNA encoding:
- the LOC104419843 gene encoding protein NTM1-like 9, with product MEDTISEVMSILPPGFRFHATDEELLLLYLKPKILGQPEEHYSNIIPEIDVCESEPWQLPAMFDRKFNRKELFFYCRVKRKYVNSRRSDRTTRAGYWKVTGKERAILSEDTNEQLGIKKTLVFYEGRVPQGKRTNWVMHEYHLNSKFLGGNHAKGEMLPYVACRIKNKKDKKLTMGHAPAISPEVYSSSPLTSASNVSDPPVNQEGDLLSFCNTPNSEVVDNQRAADTQPEMSMGEIMDSLCPIQRLDDRLPDYNNTPTFQPQVEAGAEEEEVWSSYLDFSYDNNGNEFDYGRILSPCSNSANFSGWAAEMLEDFSTASYNGGA